A portion of the Anoxybacillus gonensis genome contains these proteins:
- the moaA gene encoding GTP 3',8-cyclase MoaA produces MVYDAYERPLLDLRMSVTDRCNFRCTYCMPDIEGKRYCFMDREQLMTFEEMERFARLFVKLGVRKIRLTGGEPLLRKNIDVLVAMLTNIDGVHDVSLTTNGFFLKKYAKKLKDAGMKRVNVSLDALDDTIFTKMNGVGVRSEHILEGIDAALAEGLHVKVNMVVKKGLNDHEILPMAYFFKKKGVTLRFIEFMDVGSLNGWKLDDVVTSKQIYDIISEHMPLEPVASSHVGEVAKRYRYVGTNVEVGFISSVSAAFCSDCTRSRLSADGKLYTCLFATNGTDLLSMMRAGASDEQLISSIERVWRKRVDRYSEERGKQTTWNGKRIEMSYIGG; encoded by the coding sequence ATGGTATATGATGCATATGAACGACCATTATTAGATTTGCGTATGTCGGTAACAGATCGCTGTAATTTTCGTTGCACATATTGCATGCCAGATATAGAAGGAAAACGATATTGTTTTATGGATCGGGAACAACTGATGACATTTGAAGAAATGGAACGTTTTGCCCGATTGTTTGTCAAACTCGGGGTAAGAAAAATTCGTTTAACGGGAGGAGAGCCGTTATTAAGAAAAAATATCGATGTGCTTGTGGCGATGCTGACAAACATTGACGGTGTTCACGACGTATCGTTAACGACGAATGGATTTTTTTTGAAAAAGTATGCGAAAAAATTAAAAGATGCAGGAATGAAGCGAGTGAATGTGAGTTTAGATGCACTCGATGATACTATTTTTACAAAAATGAACGGAGTCGGCGTGCGTTCTGAGCACATTTTAGAAGGAATTGATGCAGCGCTTGCGGAAGGGCTCCATGTAAAAGTAAATATGGTTGTCAAAAAAGGGCTAAACGATCATGAAATTTTACCGATGGCTTATTTTTTTAAAAAGAAAGGTGTAACACTTCGTTTTATTGAATTTATGGATGTCGGCTCTTTAAATGGGTGGAAGTTAGATGATGTTGTGACGAGCAAACAAATATATGACATCATTTCTGAACATATGCCACTTGAGCCGGTTGCTTCTAGTCATGTTGGCGAAGTAGCTAAGCGTTATCGCTACGTAGGGACGAATGTGGAAGTAGGTTTTATTTCTTCTGTCTCAGCCGCCTTTTGTTCAGACTGTACACGTAGCCGATTATCTGCTGATGGGAAGCTATATACATGTTTATTTGCGACAAATGGGACAGATTTATTAAGTATGATGCGAGCTGGGGCGAGCGATGAACAGCTCATTTCATCCATTGAACGTGTTTGGCGAAAGCGAGTCGATCGTTATTCAGAAGAGCGCGGAAAACAAACAACGTGGAATGGGAAACGAATTGAAATGTCATATATTGGAGGGTGA
- the modB gene encoding molybdate ABC transporter permease subunit — protein sequence MEAVNLFPLFLSLKVATIATVCALVVGLPISYYLSRSHHKWSDILDSLLTLPIVLPPTVLGYYLLVLLGRSSPIGRWLEETFGILIVFTPTGAVVAAFVVALPFFVKTARAAFASIDQQLLNAARVLGRSEWDIFFTVVIPLSWRNIASATTLVFARALGDFGTTLMVAGSIPNETMTMPIAIYDALLAGNKKMANILVIIMTSVSVVLLYTMKRLEKRMMRGENDALRRH from the coding sequence GTGGAGGCGGTCAATCTTTTTCCGCTCTTTCTGTCATTAAAAGTAGCAACAATAGCCACGGTTTGTGCTCTTGTTGTCGGGTTGCCCATTTCTTACTATTTAAGCCGTTCTCATCATAAATGGAGTGACATACTCGATTCTTTATTGACGTTGCCAATCGTATTGCCCCCAACCGTTCTCGGTTACTATTTACTTGTGCTACTTGGTCGCTCAAGTCCAATTGGTCGTTGGTTGGAAGAAACATTTGGGATTTTGATTGTATTTACACCGACAGGAGCGGTTGTCGCTGCTTTTGTTGTCGCTTTGCCGTTTTTTGTGAAGACGGCACGGGCAGCATTTGCAAGTATTGACCAGCAATTGTTGAATGCGGCGCGCGTACTTGGACGATCGGAGTGGGATATTTTTTTTACTGTCGTCATCCCGCTTTCTTGGCGCAATATCGCATCAGCGACTACGCTTGTTTTTGCGCGTGCGCTTGGGGATTTTGGTACGACGCTTATGGTTGCAGGAAGCATTCCGAATGAAACGATGACGATGCCGATCGCTATTTACGATGCATTGCTTGCAGGAAATAAAAAAATGGCAAATATACTTGTCATCATCATGACGAGTGTATCTGTTGTTTTATTGTATACGATGAAACGATTAGAGAAGCGAATGATGCGAGGAGAAAACGATGCTTTACGTCGCCATTAA
- the modA gene encoding molybdate ABC transporter substrate-binding protein, giving the protein MKKICFFIMILSLVACNPHIAQPNAAPSIKVAAAADLTHAFKEVGEQFKNETGIDVTFIFGSSGQLAEQIKQGAPFDMFASANVEYVDELVRDHVALEQTKNVYAFGRVGMAVKNGVAVSSLQDLLKKEVKKVAIANPDHAPYGLSAKQALMKAGVWEQVEPKLVYGKNIADTLAYVESGNVEVAIVALALMKDHHLPFYLIDEHMHEPIRQAIVITKQTKHEKEAREFLAFLKGPTGTSIMKKYGFIIPKEE; this is encoded by the coding sequence GTGAAAAAAATATGTTTTTTTATTATGATTTTGTCATTAGTGGCATGTAATCCTCACATCGCTCAACCAAATGCGGCACCATCTATTAAAGTTGCCGCAGCAGCAGATTTAACTCATGCATTTAAAGAAGTTGGAGAGCAGTTTAAAAATGAAACAGGGATAGACGTTACGTTCATTTTCGGTTCGAGTGGTCAGCTAGCAGAACAAATTAAACAAGGGGCTCCCTTTGACATGTTTGCTTCGGCGAATGTAGAATATGTCGATGAACTTGTTCGTGACCATGTCGCGCTTGAACAAACAAAAAACGTATACGCCTTCGGTCGCGTTGGCATGGCTGTCAAAAATGGAGTAGCTGTATCGTCATTACAAGATTTATTAAAGAAAGAAGTGAAAAAAGTGGCAATTGCCAATCCGGATCATGCACCGTATGGGTTATCAGCAAAACAAGCATTAATGAAAGCTGGCGTTTGGGAACAAGTAGAACCGAAGCTTGTTTACGGAAAAAATATTGCTGATACACTTGCTTATGTGGAATCGGGAAATGTTGAAGTAGCGATTGTCGCGCTTGCACTAATGAAGGATCATCATCTTCCATTCTACCTTATTGATGAACATATGCACGAACCGATTCGACAAGCGATCGTTATCACTAAGCAAACGAAACATGAAAAAGAAGCGCGCGAATTTCTCGCATTTTTAAAAGGGCCGACTGGCACGAGCATCATGAAAAAATACGGTTTTATCATTCCTAAGGAGGAATAA
- a CDS encoding NarK family nitrate/nitrite MFS transporter: MSQTLKTASDHVERKSRIGSYWNPEDPVFWEKEGKKHARRNLWISVPTLMLAFIVWQIWSIVAARLNDIGFQFTQSQLFTLAAVPGLVGATLRFVYTFAVGKFGGRNWTVFSTGVLLIPAVGVGLAVQNPNTPYWVMLLLAALCGLGGGNFSSALANISFFFPKKEKGTALGINGGLGNMGVSVVQFVTPLIVTVGVFGAIGGEPQVLADGSKVWLQNAAFIWVIPIVFFTILAYFGMDNLPNAKQSVSEQFVIVKRKHTWIMTWLYVATFGSFIGYAAAFPLLLKSQFPEHVSLAFLGAFLAAAFRPVGGWLSDKLGGARVTNYILIVMGLGAAAVMYFTTEKHFIGFIVSFLILFIAAGMGSGSTFQMIPIIFPPKEAAPVLGFTAAFAAYGSFFIPKLFGWAAQNTGTPITAFYFFIAFYVVSLALNWYYYARKNAEVKC; this comes from the coding sequence ATGAGTCAAACATTGAAAACGGCTTCAGATCATGTTGAACGGAAAAGCCGCATCGGTTCATATTGGAACCCAGAAGATCCTGTGTTTTGGGAAAAAGAAGGGAAAAAACATGCTCGTCGAAATCTTTGGATCTCTGTTCCAACGTTAATGTTGGCATTTATCGTTTGGCAAATTTGGTCCATTGTTGCAGCAAGGCTAAACGACATTGGTTTTCAATTTACACAAAGCCAATTGTTTACGTTAGCTGCTGTTCCAGGACTTGTTGGAGCAACACTACGCTTCGTTTACACGTTTGCAGTCGGAAAATTTGGTGGACGAAATTGGACCGTTTTTTCGACAGGGGTGTTACTCATTCCAGCTGTCGGTGTTGGATTAGCGGTACAAAACCCGAATACGCCGTATTGGGTTATGTTATTACTAGCAGCTCTCTGTGGACTTGGTGGTGGAAATTTTTCATCTGCATTAGCTAATATTAGCTTTTTCTTCCCGAAAAAAGAAAAAGGGACAGCGCTTGGTATTAATGGCGGTCTTGGAAACATGGGAGTATCTGTCGTTCAATTTGTCACCCCTTTAATCGTAACTGTTGGTGTATTTGGAGCGATCGGCGGTGAACCACAAGTACTCGCAGACGGCTCAAAAGTTTGGTTGCAAAATGCGGCATTTATTTGGGTTATTCCCATTGTGTTCTTTACGATTTTAGCGTATTTCGGTATGGATAACTTGCCAAACGCCAAACAATCTGTGTCTGAACAATTTGTGATTGTGAAACGAAAACATACATGGATTATGACATGGTTATATGTTGCGACATTCGGTTCATTTATCGGATATGCGGCAGCGTTTCCACTTTTATTAAAATCACAATTCCCAGAACACGTATCACTTGCCTTCTTGGGAGCGTTTTTAGCAGCAGCATTCCGTCCGGTTGGGGGATGGTTGTCCGATAAGTTAGGTGGCGCGCGCGTCACAAACTACATTTTAATTGTCATGGGTCTTGGTGCTGCGGCAGTCATGTATTTTACAACGGAAAAACACTTTATCGGATTTATCGTATCTTTCTTGATTTTATTTATTGCTGCAGGGATGGGATCAGGATCGACATTCCAAATGATTCCAATCATCTTCCCACCAAAAGAAGCGGCACCTGTTCTTGGTTTTACGGCAGCATTTGCCGCATATGGCTCATTCTTCATTCCGAAACTATTCGGTTGGGCGGCTCAAAATACAGGGACACCAATTACAGCATTTTACTTCTTTATCGCATTTTATGTTGTATCGCTTGCATTAAACTGGTATTATTATGCTAGAAAAAATGCAGAAGTGAAATGTTAG
- a CDS encoding sulfate/molybdate ABC transporter ATP-binding protein, with product MLYVAIKKTFSHFQLDVNFTIQKGVIGILGPSGCGKSLTLQSIAGLQRPDEGVIQLNNHLFFHSDKRIHIPTRHRNVGYMFQHYALFPHLTVYENIAFGLKKWPKKQIQHTVTNMIENIGLKGYENHYPHQLSGGQQQRVALARTLVTQPSILLLDEPFSALDHHTKQAMEQQCFSYLQQHFSGLVLFVTHHLEEAYRLCDELILYDRGRVIQHGKKERVFYEPENVQAANIVGCKNIFSCTFAEKGEQIICYVNGAQLIVPAHKKKSGATYVGIHSHHIRFVDDAIYNAFSFRVIRAVSNVYTYDVTIQTDHFILQASVSEEQWRHMHNKKVYLPPEHLFFLFE from the coding sequence ATGCTTTACGTCGCCATTAAAAAAACATTTTCGCATTTTCAATTAGATGTAAATTTTACAATACAAAAAGGGGTTATTGGTATTTTAGGTCCATCGGGATGTGGAAAAAGTTTAACGTTGCAAAGTATTGCGGGGCTACAACGGCCAGATGAAGGCGTTATTCAATTGAATAATCATTTATTTTTTCATTCGGACAAACGAATTCACATCCCCACCCGTCATCGAAATGTCGGGTATATGTTCCAACATTATGCCCTTTTTCCTCATTTGACCGTTTACGAGAATATTGCGTTCGGCTTGAAAAAATGGCCAAAAAAGCAAATACAACATACGGTTACGAACATGATTGAAAATATCGGATTAAAAGGGTATGAAAATCATTACCCCCACCAATTATCCGGAGGACAGCAACAACGAGTAGCACTTGCGCGAACGCTTGTTACACAACCGAGTATATTATTGCTTGATGAGCCGTTCTCAGCGTTAGATCATCATACAAAACAGGCGATGGAACAACAATGTTTTTCTTATTTACAACAACATTTTTCCGGTCTCGTTCTTTTTGTGACACACCATTTAGAAGAAGCATATCGATTATGCGATGAGCTTATTTTGTATGATCGTGGCCGCGTAATACAACATGGAAAAAAAGAACGTGTATTTTATGAACCGGAAAATGTACAAGCCGCAAACATTGTCGGCTGTAAAAATATATTTTCTTGTACGTTTGCTGAAAAGGGAGAACAGATTATTTGTTATGTCAACGGTGCACAATTGATCGTCCCTGCACATAAAAAAAAGAGCGGAGCGACATATGTTGGTATTCATTCGCATCATATTCGTTTTGTAGATGATGCAATATACAATGCCTTTTCTTTTCGCGTCATTCGCGCTGTCTCAAATGTATATACGTATGATGTGACAATACAAACAGATCATTTTATATTGCAAGCTAGTGTGAGTGAAGAACAGTGGCGACATATGCATAATAAAAAAGTATATTTACCGCCTGAGCATTTGTTTTTTTTATTTGAATAA